In Lolium rigidum isolate FL_2022 chromosome 7, APGP_CSIRO_Lrig_0.1, whole genome shotgun sequence, the DNA window ATCACCTCTAAAGGTTAGTTTCATAGCTTGTTTGGCAATAGCATCAGGAATTTGAAATGCCACCTTAAGCTCAGGTGGTTTCTCTTCATTTTCTCTAAGATATTTAATATAGGCATAATCATATAAAATCAAACCAACCTCATCACGGCTAGACGTATCCATGATGAGACAAATAGCAAATAATAAAAACAGTAAAAGCTTTCTTACCattcacttaccaatagcgctacgctccccggtaacggcgccagaaaagtgtcttgatggctcccaagtgcaggagatcagtTGTAGTATTTTCTGAatagaaaggttgtcgaacccacgagaagcTGAGGGTATTGGTTAGCGAAAATAACAAGAAAACAATAATAGTGAAGTAACGGTTTTGGTGTTTTGGGTATATaatttgcaataaaaataaagtgcgaaaagtaaatagaaaataagtaaatgctctcaatgagagaaaaacccaatcctctatgcagcaagaggacaagctcaagtgtgtgtgcttatatgagattaaagttcccgagggcggcatggattcactagcatcCGAGTTCTAAACAACGTGGTAAATATCCTGTCAAGCTTTATTAAATTAGGGGCGGAGCCATAGTTAGGTGTAGCTATAAGCATgtgcaaatacaccccttatgatgggtacTAGAGCCAGTTTCAggtgcaagtataggaatcattaagacataaatgtcccatcatagacataagatttagggtccccgacataaacccctctaatgcaacccattGTGTTGGAAGACGGTTTCTGTCATTCCGACCTCCAGCACTAATGCATTACATCAAAGTGcaaccctatgagcccatataggtgaagtaatatgcaatcGACGTTCTCATAAAACCGTCAtaaaacaacataaaagatagaaaacttgaccaaatactcattgcacatcatataaaatcatagccagatcatcctatgccctcaggaacgTGGGGACCAACTCACAAGTGCCAAACATGATATGtaccagaggcataatgattacaacacaatctgaatataatctccccaccaaataatgacaaagtaccaatcatgaacatgcaatagcactaaaaataatatccggggttcaattcaacataaactatgagggggatgccgtcgatctcgtagatggagatggtggtgatgatgttgctggtggagatgttgatggagattcctcctcccaagccaaggaggagtggggatgtcgatAGCATCGATTttcccttcaccggaggcaccggtgtAGCAGGATCttccctctcccggagtaggagaggactttcgccttcgccgccgcctcaataaatctcgggaaaattATGGATTAGGTTTTTGGGCGAAACAGATCATCCGGAATAAAAGGGGGGTCGAAGCTATGCTCGAGGTGCAAACGGGCATGGGTGGTGCAGCCAGAAGGTTGGGCCGCCACCTGGTGTCgttcgcacctcgtggcccctctcgcgTGGTTCTTTTTCTCACTGCCTTCTTTCGGGGgaaaaactgatcaggtatttTTCTCTTGAATTTTTGCGATCAAGAAAGTCccgaaacaaataaaatacgaaaaagtaggttttctccttcacaggaattaaataccaaagaaggggactttgtaggaaagtccagGAAATCATGTAAAAATTCATAAATAACAATGTATGAAGGAAAATAATAATGGAAACTAAGCCTATttgtagcaataatgatgatgcaaaatacACGTATCaaatgcccacaagtataggggatcgttgaAATCTTCGATgagaagtattacccaaatttatagttcgactcaaggggaacacaagaataccaacAAGAATTTAGCAATTGAGACGCCACTTTCAACCACACATGTGTATCAATATACTCAAGAAGCAAGTGGTGATTATAGCAATTGAAtcaaaacagtagaacaaaatagtaaatagtaGCAGATTTCTAGTTTTCACTGGAAGTAGTGAATTTGTAACTTCAACGGCTAAAAGCATAGGCATGATGTGATAGAGGGGTGTTGCATGAATAATATTGATCGTATAATGTAATACAAATAACATAGTGTTCATCTCTAACTatgttgtgtgcatgtatgtgttccaaatatagttatgtgtactaaccaagtgaatttgaacaacatctattgtcctacctgcCCATTTCACtggggccaacttggaactatAGGTAATTAAGGTATACCCCTTCGAATAGCCCGTAACAAAGAATTAGAATTCAatgaacacacaatatcctcAAACTACCACATATTCCCCTTGTTTTCCCTAATTGCCACATTAGGATTCGAGGTTCAACATAATAATAGGTAATACACACTTTGCATACACATACCAAACTCATATATATGATAGGGGAATAAAATGTCAGTACTAAAATCATGTCACTAGGGACCTGGAAACAAGCACTAAACATAGAAAAGGTATATCAACACCATAAAAGAAATCCTCAAGATAAACACATCAAATATCGATACATATGCATGATTACATGATCAAACTCATCCAATCCCCATCCACCTCACATGCCTACATAGAACTTCTCACTCATGGTGATTGAGAGTGAGCACATGGTTGATAGAGACAGTGTTGATGGCGATGGTGGTGAAGGTGGCGTCGAAATCCCCCTCTCCGGCGTGGAGAGTAGGACCAATCTTACCTCCGAAACACAgatcgtggtggtggtggcgctctGTTTCGCAAAAAGCTCCCTCCTCCTAGCCAGGTCGGTTTTTAAGGTATATAAGGAGGTACACGAAAGGAGGCGGCAAGGCGATGTCCGAGGGCAGAACAATCCCATTTGGCATGGCTTGGGGTGGGAACCGCGCCACCTATCCTATTTCCCAGCCTTTTGACATGATGGTAGCCCACATCTCATTTTGTTCGTCTCAAAAATTTCAATGTGTGGCCTCTGACCTTGTCCTTTTTAGAGTCCCGTAGCTCCCGTACTATCCAAAATACTAACAGAAGGTTTTTCTGCCACACAGAGTTAAAACCAAAACAGAAGGACTTTATAAGAAAGTCCCATAAATCATCTAAGAATACACAAGTAATGATATATTAATGCAAATAACAATATAAACCAATCTTATACGTTGCTATTATGATGATACAAAATGCACATATCAGTGATATATGCTTATCAAATTAGGTTTTATCTTATTCTCTTATATCTCCTAAGCATATTCACGTGTTAAACATGATCAATTTATTCCCCACTAACCTCTATTTATTAACTTCCTCTTATCACACTTATTCTAggatcttagggtttataatcatTACCAAATTGTGATGATCATGGTATTGGCCTCCTAAGGCATCACTAgtgaaatagggttctcacccgCAAGATCAAGTCCAATAGAGTATAACACTTCTACTAGTCTCTCTTGGATACTCATCGCTATGGTTAGGTTTTGCAACATAATCCTAAGGTTACTTTAGTAAATAGTCGTAGGCTCCACCTAGTTAGCTTAGCTTGATTTGGTTTCTTATTCGATTCATGGGTAAGGTCTTATTccatgggagtggtgttttggcacccgggagcatatgttcCCGGTTTTTAAATTTCGTTTTAAATACATTTTTCAAATGTTAAAAAATCCAGACACAAAATTTAGTTGGTACATTTAGAAATTttacacgttcacaaagtggtttCACGAAAAACTGACATTTTTAGTGTCATGTGTAAAAAGGATAAATTTTGatgttaatttttttgtgtgtacgtgatttttttttgtctttttcgcacaagtcacaaaaaatgtcttttttttgcaaaacttgatgtGTGCACGCAGAATGTCGATATGTAAGCGTGAATTTTTTGTTAGAACTTTTataatattttaaaatgcatttttcagtggcaggagcatatgctcccatgtgccgaattgagtttctcctTATTCCACTTAATATTGTATTATTTCACCTTTCCAAAGTGAGATGGATCTTATCCTAGGTTTTCGCTCAAGAGTTGACCTTGTTTCTCTGATAGGTATAGACTTCTCCCTTCTCTAGGGTTTGATGTGGATGGATTGGAATAGAAAAGAATAGAATAAGGGGAAACTTGATGACAAGACTAgttttgatctccttgtcatgaattCAAGTATTGGGTTGAATACataccatgaggatcatggtAAGAACATTAAATTTGGCTAAGACCtagaaaagataagtaaagaatgtttTATCTATGTTCTTGTTACTTAATTTGTAGTTGAATAAATATCAATATGTTGTTGCAAGGAATACTATATTATGATCCTTTAGAAGACACGACATTTAATCCTTAGTTAATTTGTTCTTGTAATACATCAAATCCCATTAGATCTAACTCATCGATCAAATCAATTTTACTCAaagcaaggttttagcaaagatcacattgaactttatagcgcttgacttgatgatctacttcaattccatcaactcaAATGAAACTTCAGGCATTGTGATAAGTTCTATTTAAAAACGCGGATTTTTTTCCATATTATCTATTCATGAATGTAATGCACATATATGTAACCTCAAAAACCGCGATGTTACACCGTTTCAAGGTCTTCCCAATCCCGGTGACCACGTGCACGACCGTGCATGAGAGTAGAGGCTTCGAAACCGCATCACTTGAGAACATGCACCGAGTGAGGGAtaggttttttgttttttgtttttggcaAGTCTAGCTGCGGTTGCTTGCATCAGGTCGACTACGTCCTACTTCGTCTGTTTCCTTTCTCATACGCCATCCCCACCACCATGGACGATAACAACAATGGTGCTTCCGTGGCCTTCTGAGCCGACACTTATGTACTATTCATCTCACCGTTGGCACTTGCATTTATTTTGTATGTATATCCACCAATCTGTTGGACAAGGCGACACCTAGGCACCGCTTAAGCATGCTTAGGTACTAGGCGATGGAAAAATGCTTCTCCTAGGGCATAAGCGGAAGTCTAGGCAGTGTAACCAAGAAATTGTCTTCCACAATAAGAAATCATGTCATACTTCATGATCGAGCTAGATGGGCATTATTATAAAGGTAGTTATTGTAAATTTACTCATTTACATGCTATAAATTAATGTTTACGCACATATAATAATAAATATACACACTTGATGGTATAAACTATGCCCACCAATAGGCTGCGCCAAGGCCGCTTAAGCATCGCCTAGGTACTAGGCCAATGCCAACCACCTCACTTACCCTAGCGCTTTTTCCAACCTCACCAAGACATGTCTAATTTTACCTATGTGATAGGTTTTTCTTATGCATTTGTGATATTGCTTTCCTAGATTAAACTTATTAAAAATTgcttaaaatcaaacatatgtacCTGTTTTTTTTCGTTCACAAGAGGTAGGtacaaaatagcttgatgcttgtGCTCTATTAGGCTCATATTACTATATTAGTACCTAAAATGTTCCCAAATGACATAGTAATAAAAGTTGTCCATGTAGAAGCGTAGCTTTCCAAGTACTCCTATGTAATTTGGAATTTGAGCCACATACTATTAACTCTAGGATCCTCAATTACTACTAGATATTTATTTATTCCCATGTTTCCTCGCGCACCAAGTGCTGCTACAAATACAATCACTCGTAGCAGAGAGCAATCTGAATTCTGAAACAAACCAGACCATTCATCTCGCTAACGATGCGTACACTAAACCTCGATAGGCAGCCTCCTAATTAATCTCAACAAAACAAAGAAGCTAGCTAGCTCGCTACGGCTAGGCTACTCCTACTCCTCGATGGGGCTAGCTGCTACTCCGGCTGGTTCATCGTTGGCGTCTTCATCTCCCACGCGTGCAGGTTCGTGACCTTGATCTCCGACTCGCCGTTATTGAAGACGAAGAGTTGCGCGTCGTCGCCGATGGCCTTCCTCGGGTAGACCCTGGTGAGGATGCACGTCTTGCCACCAGCTCCGAAGCTCTCCACCACGGAGTGGTCGATCTGAAACAAAGTGCGCCACATTGGTTAGATAGACCGCTCTTACGACATTGGTTTAATTGGCGAGAATGTGCACAGAGATAGTCGAGCGTACCAGTGTCCTTAGagcgatcttcttggtcttggcaATGTCGATGTTCACGAAGCCTGCAAAGGTCGGCCTGTAGATCTTTGACTCGTAGGACGACCTGTTCGATCAATGCGGAAGAGTAAATTAGGAATATTCTTCTTCTAAAATTGATCTATAATCTAATAATGCATGGAGAGTTATATATAGGGGTGACCTTGTAGGGTCATTGCACATGAGGACGACGTAGTTAGTGTCGTTGGTCTTGAACACCCTGAAGAAGACGGCCGTCCTCTCCTTGAGGTCGTCGGAGGCCAACAGCCAGAGCCCGAACGGCCCCACGCCGCCCTTGACGTGCGAGTTGAGCTTCTTGCACAGCCCCTGCGCGTCGGTCCGCCACGCCGGGTCGAACTTCTCCGCCTTGTCCAGGTTCTTGATCGCGAACGCCGCCTCCACGTCCgactgccatgccatgcatagcgGCGGCGCGAGTCGTCAGGATCAGGCTAACTAACCAAGTCttgatatgcatgcatgcaattaAGGTTCCGTTGTGTTTTGATTCAGGTTAACTGACCTGCACGGATTTGAATCCGGTGACCTTGAAGTAGTTGCCGCTCTTGACGGCCTTGTTGCTGACATTGACGTGGTTCCCGCGCAGCGACTTGATCTCCTCCACCGGCCACTGGATCAGCTGCCTACCGCTCCGCGATAGGAAGATCTTCCTCGGTATCGCCTGGAAATATTCAGCAACCATACGTCAGGATCTCAGTACGCGCTCGACCCGCTACATCACGATCTCTCATGTGATTTTATGTAGCGACCTGGATGCCAGCCCAGCCCTTTTGTCGGTCGTCGGGGACGGTGTCAGACTCGTTGGCCCATCCCCACAGCACTCGGCGCTTCTTGGCCGGGTCGAAGAAGGTCTTGGAGGCGTAGAAGTCGCCGTAGTCGTAGCGGAGGCCGTAGTCGTTGTCCGGGAAGAGGGGGTCCGGGGTGTAGCGGTCCTTGCCGTGGTCGTAGGTGCCGACGGTGTAGTACTCGTACCGCGTCAGGTCCAGGCTCACCTTCAGCACGTACTTCACCTCCTCCGCCACGGTGCGGTTGTGCAGCTCCGTCGTGTCCACGCCGCTCCGGTGGGGGCGGCTGCCACCGGCCACCGCCACGGGGTAGAAGTCCGGGCACTCCCACATCCCCGTGTCCCCCGCGTGCAGCGAGTGGTGCGCCTTCACCCAAATCTTGAAGTCCCGGCTCCGGTACAGTATCGCGATCCCCCTCATGTACTCCTTGCTGCCCACAATCAACCTCCAGTGTCTGCATTCGTGCAACACATATTTCATGTACTTACACCATACCCTCTCTACGTATGTATGTGTAACCTTTCATGCCCGGGTACAAATGTGATATGTACTTACCCGTCTGGCCCGTACCAGGCAGTGGTGGGATCACGGAAGGCGCTGGCGTTGATGCCCTCATCGGGGAAGATGATGGGGTTGTAGGTGGGCTTGATCCACTGGCGGAGGAAAGGGTCGGAGAGGTTGGCCGGGTAGGCCACGTTCTGCACCTGCCGCTCGCGGGGGTCGATGCCGGTGTACATGATGACGGGCATGCCGCTGGGCAGCACGGTGGCGGAGCCCGACCAGCAGCCCTTGACGTCGAACGGCTTGGACGGGTAGATCGCGGGCTCCAGCGCCACCCAGTCGATCAGGTCCGTCGACACCGAGTGCGCCCAAATGATGTTGCCCCACACGGCGCCCTTGGGGTTGTACTGGTAGAAGAGGTGGTACAAGCCCTTGTAATACATCGGCCCTGCACGCAAGCACACACGAATCAGGTAATTGTTTGATCCATTGAGATGATCGATTCCATATGACTGCATCGTACGTACCATTCGGATCTGATTGACCATTGCATCGTCGCCATGAGAAGTACGATCAATGCCATCCAACAACAAAGGCAACAAGAGATCAAAGAAACAACAAGAAATGAGTAAGAAATCCCTGATGATGCAAGGTATCAATACAAAAAGAATTTGGACGAAGAGTTGAACATCAATCTGACGTACCATTGATCCAATGCTTAGGAGGCTGGAAGTGGTACCCGGTGCGTAGCTCCTTGTCCACCTCCTTGGCCTCCAAAGACTGAAGCTCCGGGTAAACGATGTGCGATGCGCGCACCAAGGCCGCCCAACAGATCAGGGTCACAATCaacagcgccgccgccgtcctcatgGCACTCACGCACCTCACTAGCTCAAGAAGACTACCAAGAGTGGAACGCTAAAACTGATGTGTGTGATATATGTCACACTCACACTCACACGCAGCTGCATCAGTATTTATAGGCACCAATGGATAGACATATGCACGCATGGACTGACTCAGTCCATTGTTGGATCGAGCTTTGAACAAATCTAACGCTACTCATTCCTCGTGGCTGGTTTAGGTTTAGGCGCGTAGGGCGTTGATTGGGAGTATTCTCTCCCTACGGTTCCGCTTCCTATTCAGCCGCGCGTGTGTGAACCTGGTAAGATTTGCACCGCGCATGCGGTGTAAATGCCGTACTACATGAGAGATAATTAGTTAGGAGCAGTTCAATAATATAAGCTATAGCTGGCTGTTGGCGGTAAGACTATCCATGATAGGGTATCATAGATAATATCATGCATTTCATATATGTAAAAAAACTGACGTGTCACTACAGTTAATGATGAGAGACAACATAATAGTATCATAGATAATAGACATTGTATCATATAGGGTTGAAAATGAAACGGAAACGGACGGAAACATGCTTTATCGTttttatttccctctatcttgtcGGAATCGAAAACCCCGAAAACGAATATGAAAACGGAAATCATCGGATGTGAATACAAAATGGATACGTAGCGGATACGTTACGAAAATGGATATTGCCACAACACAATGCGTCATAATACCTTGATTTGTAGAGCGAAAGACACACATAAATAAAAAGACAATAAGACAAGATATATCACTTAACTTCGACAAGCGGCAATTCAACATAAAGTAACACACATAGTTTAACGGCTGCATGCACGCACAATTATACAAAGTGATTAGGGTTAGAGTAATTAGTGGACTTGGTACATGGCCAAGCCCAGTTTCATGTGTAAATGTAGGCTTACTAAATGCACGGGCCTCTCTAGGTTATATTTCCGGAAACATAATAGCACCTAGAACTAAAAAAATAATATCAAATAGATCTTTCTACGCAATTTTATATTGAGATTCTATAAATCAATAAGTACTCCGTTCCTTTAGGATAGGGTGTAAATATTTTTCTAGATTTTTCTCAAAAACGCGCATGGTGCAGTGAGTCGCTGCTCTTCCAAAACTACCCTCCCTCCCGTTTCACCCTCCCTCTCCTCTCTGCTCCGCCTTGTAATGGCACCATTCACTTCAAGGTTCTCTAGTGATGGAACAATCTTCACCAACATGGAGCTTCTCTAGCTGCCCCGAGTTTGCTGAGCGCTTCATCTCGAGGCACCGTAGCCTCAGCTCGTCGAGGTTCAAAACGAAGACCCCAATGCAGTTTGCAGCCAAGGTGCCCAGATCCGTCGCCAGAAGCGGCGACAATTGCCATGTCGATGGCAGAGTACACTCAGAGCTCGATCACGCACAACGATGCACTCCGTATCGCGAGCCAACATGGTAGTCGAGCAACCGAGCTCCTGGAGGCCTGCAACGTTGAAGGACTACGCCGCCGCTAAGGATTGTTCATTCCTTGCCTTGGCCTTGTTCGTTGACCCGCCCCTGGCGCCGGCCGATAGCTCACCGCCGCGGCGAGTGTCCTCCTTGCCGTCAACGCCACCCCCCCTTCATGGCCAAAGCCGCGGCTACCATCCTCAGCGCAGACAATACCCTCGATTCCGCCTTCCCCTACTCTTCGGAGACCGCGTGTGGACGACTTGTTTGGAGTGGCGCTCTGCCTCCGCAACGCCAAGCTGGGCAGCCGATGCACGTAAAatccatacatgaactttgtcctttattaaCATGAGTTCCAACATATTTGcatcatatatgatgataataccatgttttaccgtTGATTTATTGGGATTTAACAATGAtttcctttatttggtttataactttgcagaacagaaaaaccctgttttgtgtatttttcactttcagagaactATATGGAGTCAATTTGAGCTAGGATTCCGGGGACGTCATTTTTTCACCAGAAGAAGCAAGATGGACTTTTGGAGCAGACCTAGAGAGGCCTAAGGGCCAAAAGATTTCAGGTGGCGCGCCACCTTGCTAGGGCGCGCCACCCCTATCTTTTGGCCGCTTATCGTCCaattcgcttgattctttcgcgaaccgacgtattttgacttAAAAATCACTATTTATATATGACGTCTAAGTGTTCtctggaggagagcgccgcagaaacacagaaacacgaaaatggaggctacatcagagaagattggagggggaaactccgccggagtcGCAACCGGAGGGATCtcaaccttctccaacgtcttcctcatcatcactatgatcaagggggagtagtccacctctggactacaggTTTGTGgcggtagcttgatctatttctctcatgttcttcatagttcttagtatcatatgagctacccaacatgattatggtcatatatgtaatacctatgtggtggatctttattgtatgatatgatgctatgagatttgactctactttttgtaagatgtattgatagatgcatattatgtatctcgttcttaagtattggttctgatccaacttgtatgcaagaacgtgtgtggggtgatgtgtatgttagatggaataacatggttttagtgattggatagtgacaacaaattcatgatctattatggctttgccttttattttgctcTCTCActggggataaagtgaatgcatgtgataAGTTTGTCACG includes these proteins:
- the LOC124676318 gene encoding beta-fructofuranosidase, insoluble isoenzyme 3-like isoform X3 — translated: MYYKGLYHLFYQYNPKGAVWGNIIWAHSVSTDLIDWVALEPAIYPSKPFDVKGCWSGSATVLPSGMPVIMYTGIDPRERQVQNVAYPANLSDPFLRQWIKPTYNPIIFPDEGINASAFRDPTTAWYGPDGHWRLIVGSKEYMRGIAILYRSRDFKIWVKAHHSLHAGDTGMWECPDFYPVAVAGGSRPHRSGVDTTELHNRTVAEEVKYVLKVSLDLTRYEYYTVGTYDHGKDRYTPDPLFPDNDYGLRYDYGDFYASKTFFDPAKKRRVLWGWANESDTVPDDRQKGWAGIQAIPRKIFLSRSGRQLIQWPVEEIKSLRGNHVNVSNKAVKSGNYFKVTGFKSSDVEAAFAIKNLDKAEKFDPAWRTDAQGLCKKLNSHVKGGVGPFGLWLLASDDLKERTAVFFRVFKTNDTNYVVLMCNDPTRSSYESKIYRPTFAGFVNIDIAKTKKIALRTLIDHSVVESFGAGGKTCILTRVYPRKAIGDDAQLFVFNNGESEIKVTNLHAWEMKTPTMNQPE
- the LOC124676318 gene encoding beta-fructofuranosidase, insoluble isoenzyme 3-like isoform X1 — encoded protein: MRTAAALLIVTLICWAALVRASHIVYPELQSLEAKEVDKELRTGYHFQPPKHWINDPNGPMYYKGLYHLFYQYNPKGAVWGNIIWAHSVSTDLIDWVALEPAIYPSKPFDVKGCWSGSATVLPSGMPVIMYTGIDPRERQVQNVAYPANLSDPFLRQWIKPTYNPIIFPDEGINASAFRDPTTAWYGPDGHWRLIVGSKEYMRGIAILYRSRDFKIWVKAHHSLHAGDTGMWECPDFYPVAVAGGSRPHRSGVDTTELHNRTVAEEVKYVLKVSLDLTRYEYYTVGTYDHGKDRYTPDPLFPDNDYGLRYDYGDFYASKTFFDPAKKRRVLWGWANESDTVPDDRQKGWAGIQAIPRKIFLSRSGRQLIQWPVEEIKSLRGNHVNVSNKAVKSGNYFKVTGFKSVQSDVEAAFAIKNLDKAEKFDPAWRTDAQGLCKKLNSHVKGGVGPFGLWLLASDDLKERTAVFFRVFKTNDTNYVVLMCNDPTRSSYESKIYRPTFAGFVNIDIAKTKKIALRTLIDHSVVESFGAGGKTCILTRVYPRKAIGDDAQLFVFNNGESEIKVTNLHAWEMKTPTMNQPE
- the LOC124676318 gene encoding beta-fructofuranosidase, insoluble isoenzyme 3-like isoform X2, translated to MRTAAALLIVTLICWAALVRASHIVYPELQSLEAKEVDKELRTGYHFQPPKHWINGPMYYKGLYHLFYQYNPKGAVWGNIIWAHSVSTDLIDWVALEPAIYPSKPFDVKGCWSGSATVLPSGMPVIMYTGIDPRERQVQNVAYPANLSDPFLRQWIKPTYNPIIFPDEGINASAFRDPTTAWYGPDGHWRLIVGSKEYMRGIAILYRSRDFKIWVKAHHSLHAGDTGMWECPDFYPVAVAGGSRPHRSGVDTTELHNRTVAEEVKYVLKVSLDLTRYEYYTVGTYDHGKDRYTPDPLFPDNDYGLRYDYGDFYASKTFFDPAKKRRVLWGWANESDTVPDDRQKGWAGIQAIPRKIFLSRSGRQLIQWPVEEIKSLRGNHVNVSNKAVKSGNYFKVTGFKSVQSDVEAAFAIKNLDKAEKFDPAWRTDAQGLCKKLNSHVKGGVGPFGLWLLASDDLKERTAVFFRVFKTNDTNYVVLMCNDPTRSSYESKIYRPTFAGFVNIDIAKTKKIALRTLIDHSVVESFGAGGKTCILTRVYPRKAIGDDAQLFVFNNGESEIKVTNLHAWEMKTPTMNQPE